The nucleotide window AATGAAAACAAGGTTAGTGATATGAAACAGCAACAGCTCAGAACAGATGAGGCCATTTTTGATCAAACTCACCTTGATCAAACGCATTTTGACCCGATGCAACTTGATCCGGCCCTGATTGCCGACAGCACTCTTGCCACGTCCCGTGCCCATGAAAAATTCCTTGAATTTTCAAAAGAAAACATGGTGGTTCTTGAAAAACAATTTGAAACTATGACCCGACTTGCCGGCAGCGTGATACACGAGACAAAAACTCTTTTACCGCTGGAAAGGCCGGACCCAGCACCTGAAAGTTCCGAATCTGATAAGGTTTTTGAATCACCATCACCGGCAGGTGCGCCTTCCCCCTTTCTGGACAGAGATCAATGCCTTGAGTATGCCGTGGGAAAAGCCGGAAATGTGCTTGGAAAAAAATTTGAAATCATAGACACTTATCCTGTCAGGGTAAGACTGCCTGCCGAACCATTAATGCTGGTGGACAGGATCATGGATATCCAGGGAGAAATGCTTTCTTTAACATCGGGTAAAATAATTACCCAGCATGATGTAAAAGAAAACGCCTGGTATCTGGATGGCGGTAAAGCCCCTGTATCCATTTCCATTGAAGCAGGCCAGGCAGACCTGTTTTTATGCGCATGGATGGGCATTGACCATGTGGTAAAAGGCACCCGGAAATACAGGCTTTTAGATGCCAAAGTCACTTTTCACCGGACATTGCCGGAACCCGGAGAAACCATTGAGTATCACATTGAAATCGACCGTTTTTTAAAGCAAGGGGATGTATACCTGTTCTTTTTCCATTATAAGGGCTATGTTAACGACCAATTGCTCATTTCCATGAAAGACGGGTGTGCCGGATTTTTTACAGAACAAGAGGTTGAAAATTCAGGCGGTATTATTCTTAAGTCCGAAGAGTTGAAACAGATAAAATCCCATTCAAAATTTTCTTCCCTGGTTCCGGTTGAAAAAGAAAGTTTTTCCGATGAAAGAATAGAGGCTTTAAGATCCGGCAACCTTGGGGATGCATTTGGAAAAAATTTTGCCCTCAAATCTCTTGGTAAAAACTTAAAACTTCCCGGCAAACGGATGCATCTTATTGACAGGGTTCTTGAATTTGATCCTTGTGGCGGGCGGTTCGGGCTTGGCTCCATAATTGCCCAGGCCGATATCCACCCGGACAACTGGTTTTTAACCTGTCATTTTATTGATGACAGGGTCATGCCGGGCACCCTTATGTATGAATGCTGCGCCCATGCCTTGAGGATCTTTACCCAGAGAATGGGCTGGATAAGCGACCGGGATGATGTGTTTTATGATGTTATCCCAGACAATGAAAGTGATTTAAAATGCCGGGGCCCTGTGACACCGGACACCAAAAAAGCCAGGTATGAAATAGAAATAAAACAGATGGGATATGCCCCGGAACCTTATGTAATAGCTGATGCTCATATGTTTTCCGATGATTTGAGAATAGTGCTGTACAAAAACATGGGACTTAAGCTTGCCGGTCTGACAAAAAGTGAGTTAAAATCTTTTTGGAGGTAATAACGACCATAGCAGATCAGCCTGCCACAACAAAAAATGAAAGACTTTTAATTTCAACAGGTTAGAAATTATTTCATATAAACCAATAGGGTCATCCGTTAAACATTTGGATAACAGCTAAAATGGCTCATCATGTAAATAAAAAAATCTATGGCAATTTAATTGACAGGATCAATCGACTTCCGCAGGGAGCCAATCCTTCTCAATTGTTATATCAAATATTAGAAATTCTTTTCACAAAAGAAGAGGCTCAATTAATATCCTTATTGCCAATAAAACCCTTCTCAGTTCAAAAAGCCTCCCAAATCTGGAAAATGAATCTTTGTAAGACACAAATAAAATTAGATAAATTGTGTGACAAAGCCCTTCTTATTGATATCGAACAAAACGGCAAATCCGTTTATGTTTTACCCCCGCCAATGGCTGGTTTTTTTGAATTTTCAATGATGCGGATTCGAAAAGACATTGATCAGAAACTATTAAGCGAGCTGTTTTATCAATATTTGAATGTTGAAAAAGATTTTGTAAAAAATCTTTTTACTCAGGGAGAAACACAGCTGGGGCGTGTTTTTGTTCATGAACCGGCTTTGTCTTCTGAGGTATCATTACAAGTGCTGGATTATGAGCGTGCGTCAAAAGTCATAAAAAATGCAACTCACAGAGCTGTCAGTATGTGCTATTGCCGACATAAAATGCACCATATTGGAAAAGCATGCAATAACCCGATAGATATTTGCATGACTTTTAATATTTCCGCTGCATCTTTAATAAAGCACAAAAATGCACGCAGTGTTGATGTTGAAGAATGTATGGATCTGTTACAACAAGCTTATGATCACAAGCTTGTTCAATTCGGCGATAATGTAAGAGAGCAGGTGAATTTTATTTGCAATTGCTGCGGATGCTGCTGTGAGGCATTGCTTGCTGCCAAACGATTTGCCATATTCAACCCTGTTCACACAACAAATTTTATCCCTGAAATTGATGATCAAAGCTGTAATGGATGCAAAAAATGCGTAAATATCTGTCCGGTTGAAGCATTGCATTTGATTCCAAAAGATATTAGTGGAAACAAACAAAAAAATATTGCAACATTAAATGCGAATCTGTGTCTCGGATGCGGCATTTGTATCCGGTCATGCCCAAACAACGCCTTGAAATTGAGACACAGAGAGACAAAGATTCTAACCCCTTTGGATTCAATGCATAGAGTTGTAGTGATGGCAATTGAACGAGGCACATTACAAGATTTTATTTTTGACAACCGTGTGTTATTCAGCCACAGGGCAATGGCTGCTGTTTTAGGTGTTTTTTTTAAACTTCCTTTAATCAAAAGAATCCTGGCCAACCGGCAACTAAAATCCAGATACCTTGAAAAGTTAACAAAACGTATAAAATATTAATCAGTTTGGATTTAACAAACCCTTACTTAAAACTACCTTTGCCAAATTCAAAACGAATTCTCAACCCATAATCTGAGACGATTTGTGATTTTATCACAGACATCAAACACAATAGTTGCAAGCATCTGGTTTAGTATTTGGTTTTTTTTGATTCTTTATAGAAAATATTGTATGTTACCCTGATCAATTAAAATAACATTTATTTAGGCTAACAATGAAGTATTCAAAAGTATATA belongs to Desulfobacula toluolica Tol2 and includes:
- a CDS encoding 4Fe-4S dicluster domain-containing protein; its protein translation is MAHHVNKKIYGNLIDRINRLPQGANPSQLLYQILEILFTKEEAQLISLLPIKPFSVQKASQIWKMNLCKTQIKLDKLCDKALLIDIEQNGKSVYVLPPPMAGFFEFSMMRIRKDIDQKLLSELFYQYLNVEKDFVKNLFTQGETQLGRVFVHEPALSSEVSLQVLDYERASKVIKNATHRAVSMCYCRHKMHHIGKACNNPIDICMTFNISAASLIKHKNARSVDVEECMDLLQQAYDHKLVQFGDNVREQVNFICNCCGCCCEALLAAKRFAIFNPVHTTNFIPEIDDQSCNGCKKCVNICPVEALHLIPKDISGNKQKNIATLNANLCLGCGICIRSCPNNALKLRHRETKILTPLDSMHRVVVMAIERGTLQDFIFDNRVLFSHRAMAAVLGVFFKLPLIKRILANRQLKSRYLEKLTKRIKY